One segment of Urocitellus parryii isolate mUroPar1 chromosome 5, mUroPar1.hap1, whole genome shotgun sequence DNA contains the following:
- the Ddit4 gene encoding DNA damage-inducible transcript 4 protein produces the protein MPSLWDRFSSSSSSSASRTPTPDRPLRSAWGSAAREEGLDRCASLESSDCESLDSSNSGFGTEEDSTYLDGVSLPDFELLSDPEDEHLCANLMQLLQESLSQARLGSRRPARLLMPGQLVTQVGKELLRLAYSEPCGLRGALLDVCVEQGKSCHSVGQLALDPSLVPTFQLTLVLRLDSRLWPKIQGLFSSANSPFVPGFSQSLTLSTGFRVIKKKLYSSEQLLIEEC, from the exons ATGCCTAGTCTTTGGGACCGCTTCTcgtcctcctcttcttcatccgCGTCTCGAACTCCCACCCCAGATCGGCCGCTGCGCTCAGCCTGGGGGTCGGCGGCCCGAGAGGAGGGGCTAGACCGCTGCGCGAGCCTGGAGAGCTCGGACTGCGAGTCCCTGGACAGCAGTAACAGTGGCTTCGGGACGGAGGAAG ATTCGACATACCTGGATGGCGTGTCCCTTCCCGACTTTGAGCTGCTCAGCGACCCCGAGGATGAGCACCTGTGTGCCAACCTGATGCAGCTGCTGCAGGAAAGCCTGTCCCAGGCGCGACTGGGCTCTCGGCGCCCTGCTCGCCTGCTGATGCCCGGCCAGCTGGTGACCCAGGTGGGCAAAGAACTACTGCGCCTGGCTTACAGTGAGCCTTGCGGCCTGCGGGGGGCACTGCTGGACGTCTGCGTAGAGCAAGGCAAGAGCTGCCACAGCGTGGGCCAGCTGGCTCTCGACCCCAGTCTGGTGCCCACCTTCCAGCTGACCCTCGTGCTGCGCCTGGACTCTCGCCTCTGGCCCAAGATCCAGGGGCTCTTCAGCTCTGCCAACTCTCCCTTCGTCCCTGGCTTTAGCCAGTCCTTAACGCTGAGCACAGGCTTCAGAGTCATCAAGAAGAAGCTGTACAGCTCAGAGCAGCTGCTCATTGAAGAGTGTTGA